The following proteins come from a genomic window of Micromonas commoda chromosome 2, complete sequence:
- a CDS encoding predicted protein, translating into MAGAFDPDRRLVTIGEFGSDFKGKRIQVLWPDTGSWYNAEVRKVNVKAKTASLWYVDSEELEDINLYEAILNMEVSWPKENSPVATSPLKSGKRKPTDDDDDEEEEDESDSDDDLPLASLAPKRAPAKKKPAEKKPAEKKKRAKTAPTPHQRNLADPRTGVRENVFAKFLEAMKMAQGESPPSAPPRDDAALATIAADVEARLYAFIDPKEYNAKARTLVFNLKDIRNPGLRAEVLAGVIPADELVRMSPTDLANKDLQEMRREREAKIGEDAFLPDAPEGARVRKTHKGEEVMFDAREILEDEHVTGDGLGHRETPSLAPSDSFHTGVDGDASDASDGDGERGPTMAAGEPDEGTTPRAPSGSPPGTPPGRDGGGDDDDGGEPGGIMPSFEQFAAGAGSDEDDDRAAAPSDPGAGADIGDEDEEYDPAKGFDDDADDAAVGDDDTAVGDDAALPREPSPAPEPAPAARDDPPRRTRTEREHGEWSGTVRCQGLRDCVVRAVPVGGERADFAPLFPASLEIKGRVAFDATHRFIRQVVDKSRTRAVTAAVCGPDPAADNSAFNDKAVAALASQYGKRERCGVAEPITGVLEVYFIPRGKLADKLMSSLARKSKAKLRGKGDMLMVAVHKRGIGPDAKPLPAEQPRVPHAADPLPTVPGGRGTPPPNVSSGPRTDDRPGAEDIQDLLNQVNSQFGGAHPPAGMPPPLAPPPPLGGGLNVMSGPFPDGAPPPIPGYSPSGRGGAPFDAGRARAPPMDYPPRPPQYGAPPPHGYNNAGGGYQGGGPGPPYRGGRSPPRRSPPRGGPGGFRSPPRDRGGYGSAGFGGPPPGRGYDRGPSPPRDRGAGFGGPPGGGQWGGGPPRGGYGPPPGPGGPHPHGYGGAPPPPRDYRGYGGNGGGPERRNVPPPPGRYQ; encoded by the exons ATGGCG GGCGCTTTCGACCCCGACCGGCGACTGGTCACCATCGGGGAGTTCGGCTCGGACTTTAAGGGTAAGCGCATACAGGTGTTGTGGCCCGACACCGGCAGCTGGTACAACGCCGAGGTGCGCAAGGTGAACGTCAAGGCCAAGACCGCGAGCCTGTGGTACGTCGAttccgaggagctcgaggacatCAACCTGTACGAGGCGATCCTCAACATGGAGGTGTCGTGGCCCAAGGAGAACTCCCCGGTGGCCACGTCCCCGCTGAAGAGCGGCAAGCGTAAACCCAcggatgacgatgacgatgaggaggaggaagacgagtccgacagcgacgacgacctccccctcgcgtccctagccccgaagcgcgcgcccgccaaGAAAAAGCCCGCCGAGAAGAAGCccgccgagaagaagaagcgggCGAAGACCGCCCCGACACCCCACCAGCGCAACCTCGCCGATCCCCGCACGGGGGTGCGCGAGAACGTCTTCGCCAAGTTCCTCGAGGCGATGAAGATGGCGCAGGGCGAGTCCccgccctcggcacccccgagggacgacgccgcactCGCCAcaatcgccgccgacgtcgaggcgcgcctgTACGCGTTCATCGACCCGAAGGAGTACAACGCCAAGGCGCGCACCCTCGTGTTCAACCTCAAGGACATTCGGAACCCGGGTCTtcgcgcggaggtgctcgcgggcgtcatcCCGGCGGATGAGCTCGTGCGCATGTCCCCGACGGACCTGGCGAACAAGGACCTGCAGGAgatgcgccgcgagcgcgaggcgaagatcggcgaggacgcgttcctacccgacgcgcccgagggcgcgcgggtgcggaaGACGCAcaagggcgaggaggtgatgttcgacgcgagggagattCTGGAGGATGAGCACGTGACGGGGGACGGGCTCGGGCACAGGGAGACGCCGTCGCTGGCGCCGTCCGACTCGTTCCACACTGGGGTTGACGGGGACGCGTCTGACGCATCTGATGGGGACGGGGAACGGGGACCCAccatggcggcgggggaaccCGACGAGGGGAccacgccgagggcgccgtccgGGAGCCCCCCCGGCACGCCCCCGGggcgagacggcggcggcgacgacgacgacggcggcgagcccggggGAATCATGCCCAGCTTTGAGCagttcgccgccggcgcgggatccgacgaagacgacgaccgcgcggctgCGCCATCAGACCCCGGAGCCGGGGCGGACAttggggacgaggacgaggagtaCGATCCCGCGAAGGgtttcgacgacgacgccgacgacgcagctgttggggacgacgacacggCTGTTGGAGACGACGCAGCCCTCCCCCGCGaaccctcccccgcgcccgaaccggctcccgccgctcgagacgaccccccgcgccgcacACGAACGGAGCGCGAACACGGCGAATGGTCCGGGACGGTCCGGTGCCAGGGGCTGCGCGACTGCGTGgtccgcgcggtgcccgtCGGGGGGGAGCGAGCGGATTTCGCGCCCCTGTTCCCCGCGTCCCTGGAGATCAAAGGGCGGGTCGCCTTCGACGCCACGCACCGGTTCATCCGCCAGGTTGTGGACAAGTCGAGGActcgcgcggtgacggcggcggtgtgcggcccggacccggcggcggataACTCGGCGTTCAACGACAAGGCTgtggcggcgctcgcgtcgcagtACGGCAAGCGCGAACGATGCGGGGTGGCGGAGCCGATCACCGGGGTGCTCGAGGTGTATTTCATCCCCCGGGGCAAGCTCGCGGATAAGCTCATGAGCTCGCTCGCGAGAAAGTCCAAGGCGAAGCTCCGGGGCAAGGGGGACATGCTCATGGTGGCCGTGCACAAGCGGGGTATAGGGCCCGACGCGAAGCCCCTCCCCGCGGAACAGCCGCGGGTTCCCCACGCGGCGGACCCCCTCCCGACCGTTCCCGGGGGCCGTGGCACCCCCCCGCCCAACGTATCGTCAGGCCCTCGGACAGACGACAggccgggcgccgaggacatcCAGGATCTCCTCAACCAGGTCAACAGCCAGTTCGGGGGTGCtcacccgcccgcggggatgcccccgcccctcgcgccgccgccccccctcggcggcgggctgaACGTGATGTCGGGACCCTTCCCCGACggggccccgccgcccatcccGGGGTACTCCCCGtcgggccgaggcggcgcccccttcgacgccggtcgcgcgcgcgcgcccccgatGGACTACCCCCCGAGGCCGCCGCAGTacggcgccccgcccccccaCGGGTACAAcaacgccggcgggggctATCAGGGCGGAGGACCGGGGCCCCCGTATCGGGGCGGCAGGtccccgccgaggcggtcgcctcctcggggCGGCCCCGGGGGGTtcaggtcgccgccgcgagaccgAGGCGGGTACGGGAGTGCGGGGTTCGGCGGGCCCCCGCCCGGCCGGGGGTACGATCggggcccgtcgccgccgcgggaccgcggcgcgggattCGGCGGGCCGCCGGGCGGAGGTCAgtggggcggcggccccCCGCGGGGTGGGTACGGGCCCCCACCCGGACCAGGGGGTCCACATCCCCACGGATACGGCGGggcaccgcccccgccgcgggactATCGCGGGTACGGCGGAAACGGGGGCGGCCCAGAGCGGAGGAACGTCCCTCCGCCCCCGGGACGGTACCAGTAA